The proteins below are encoded in one region of Paenacidovorax monticola:
- the thiD gene encoding bifunctional hydroxymethylpyrimidine kinase/phosphomethylpyrimidine kinase produces MTIEPHALPGGPRYARVLSIAGSDSGGGAGIQADLKTFSALGCYGMTAITAITAQNTQGVRGIHGIPPDMLRAQIDAVVEDIGVDAVKIGMLATPEVVQVVADAIRRHRLPHVVLDPVMVATSGDRLIAPETASVLVRELFPLAAVITPNLDEAALLLGRPVTGIDALEGAVQGLLGLGASAALLKGGHLPGDWVVDLLALQDGTRRRLESARIATHNGHGTGCTLSSAIAAHLALGHALPEAVEKARAYILGAIAAGAAVRTGRGHGPLNHGYAPVPQIVL; encoded by the coding sequence ATGACCATCGAACCACACGCGCTGCCCGGGGGGCCGCGCTATGCCCGCGTGCTGTCCATCGCGGGCTCCGACAGCGGCGGCGGCGCCGGTATCCAGGCCGACCTCAAGACCTTCAGCGCCCTGGGCTGCTACGGCATGACGGCCATTACCGCCATCACGGCGCAGAACACGCAGGGCGTGCGCGGCATCCATGGCATTCCGCCCGACATGCTGCGCGCGCAGATCGACGCGGTGGTCGAGGACATCGGGGTCGATGCCGTGAAGATCGGCATGCTTGCCACGCCCGAGGTGGTGCAGGTGGTGGCCGACGCGATCCGCCGCCACCGCCTGCCGCATGTGGTGCTGGACCCGGTGATGGTCGCCACCAGCGGCGACCGGCTCATCGCGCCCGAGACCGCCTCGGTGCTGGTGCGCGAGCTGTTCCCGCTTGCCGCGGTGATCACGCCCAATCTCGACGAGGCGGCGCTGCTGCTGGGCCGCCCGGTCACGGGCATCGACGCGCTCGAAGGCGCCGTGCAGGGCCTGCTCGGTCTGGGCGCGAGCGCCGCGCTGCTCAAGGGCGGCCACCTGCCGGGCGACTGGGTGGTGGACTTGCTCGCGCTGCAGGACGGCACGCGCCGGCGCCTGGAGTCGGCGCGCATCGCCACGCACAACGGCCACGGCACGGGTTGCACGCTGTCGTCGGCCATCGCGGCGCACCTGGCGCTGGGCCATGCGTTGCCCGAGGCCGTGGAGAAGGCCCGCGCCTACATCCTCGGCGCCATCGCGGCAGGCGCCGCCGTGCGCACGGGCCGGGGGCATGGCCCGCTCAACCATGGCTATGCGCCGGTGCCGCAGATCGTCTTGTGA